From Actinomycetes bacterium:
GGTGGACCAGGAAGGCGAGCCGACCTATCAGAAGGCCGAACCGGGGGCCGAGAGCCTCCCCGGGCTCCTCGTGTTCCGCTTTGACGCGGAGCTCTTCTACGCCAATGCCAGCCTGTTCGTCGACGACATCGAAGGCCTCATCGCGGCCGCACCGACCAAAGTGCGCTGGCTGGTCCTCGACTGCTCGGCGATGGCCGACATCGACTACTCGGCCAGCCTCAACCTCGCGGGACTCATCAAGTCGGCGCACGCGGGTGGCGCGGTCTTCGCCCTCGCCAACGTCGACCCCAGCCTGCTCACCACGCTTACCAGGTATGGCACGCTCGAGGACTTCGACAACGCCCACATCTTCCCGTCCCTGCGGGACGCCGTGGAGGCCTTCCGCGCTGACGCCCCCGCGAGCACCTGAGCGGAACGATTGCGGCCACGGGCAGAGGTGGCCGCACCGTCTGCCACGCGCGATCCACGCCCACCCGACCTACCCACCCCGCAGCGGACACCCTGACGTGAACCGCCCGTCTCAGCCCGTCGGTGACCGCTCTGGGTCCGCCGGATCGGTCCGCTGCCCCCGAGGACCAGTCGGACCCGCGACGCAGGCTTCGACCGCCGCCGTGACAGTGGCGTGGAAGTGCTCGGGACCGATCAGCTCAATGAGCCCGGTCTGGGCGAACTGTTCACGGAGCTCTTCGGTCGCACGGGCCACCTCGAGGACGATGTTGCGGCTGTGCAGTCCGGCTTGCACCTCGCGGACAGCTTCGACTGCGCTCGCGTCGATCCCACTGATCATGGCAGCGTCGAGCACGAGATACCTCACTGGCTTGGGGGCGCCGTCGACGGCCGCCCACACCCGGCGCTTGAAGAAGTGGGCGTTCGCGAAGAACAGCCGTTCCTGGATCCGGTACACGACGACCCCCGGGGTCACCTCGGCCCGGGGGTGGGTGTCCACATCTGCGTACCGCTGATCGGAACGGGAGTAGCCCAGGACTGCGTCACCGGGCGTGGCCGCTCGGCGAACGACGTCGATGACCGACAGCACGACCGCGACCACGATGGCGGGCAGCACGCCGATGCCGACCACCACCAAAGCAGTGACCGCCGAGATCCCGACCTCGACGCGG
This genomic window contains:
- a CDS encoding SulP family inorganic anion transporter, yielding SLVMPAVAIFLVSYSDAVLTARSFAARHGETIDADQELLAFGAASVGAGFTQGMPIGASGSRTAVNDSMRATSQVSGLVSFGAIGLILLFLTEPIQYLPTAVLGAVIVFASLKLIEPEQWRGLAHSSRVEVGISAVTALVVVGIGVLPAIVVAVVLSVIDVVRRAATPGDAVLGYSRSDQRYADVDTHPRAEVTPGVVVYRIQERLFFANAHFFKRRVWAAVDGAPKPVRYLVLDAAMISGIDASAVEAVREVQAGLHSRNIVLEVARATEELREQFAQTGLIELIGPEHFHATVTAAVEACVAGPTGPRGQRTDPADPERSPTG